One segment of Candidatus Peregrinibacteria bacterium DNA contains the following:
- a CDS encoding O-antigen ligase family protein: MVSSSPHRSSGKMFTAIQICWGAFLISLFLPMKFHVEESGSFWSGIFSPFSTVFWPPSFFIFGFLLIILGIWNLGSIHDAKHKEKIPHSLIFSWSFFLVVGSISLWGGNVSGAALNFLLKWCMVGGIFYGIIHHFFRETSFVSVLAYIGLFEALLGISQTLFSFFSPEIFPIGDPVLRTPFGEIWRATGTLEHPNILGFFLVFVFFLLLENIQKWRVLRILLVLGIFCTFSKATLIALIIGSIASFDTLDKIDKRIVSFIILSVLSVFVIFFRHTFDNMSVSESERILQIFVSFQIFLKHPIFGLGLGNSLSEAVKIVPIFPWQLQPVHNVFLLILSETGIVGFLIFAFLSGSIIRKIFANADPKRRKLFFGISAAVCTFALFDHLLITSTLGMILFGIYAGLVFQNED, from the coding sequence ATGGTCTCCTCTTCCCCTCATCGCAGCAGCGGCAAGATGTTCACTGCGATTCAGATTTGCTGGGGAGCGTTTCTCATTTCTCTTTTTCTTCCGATGAAATTTCACGTGGAGGAAAGTGGGAGTTTTTGGAGTGGGATTTTTTCTCCATTTTCTACAGTTTTTTGGCCTCCGAGTTTCTTCATTTTTGGATTTCTCCTCATTATTCTGGGAATATGGAACCTCGGCTCCATCCATGATGCAAAACACAAAGAAAAGATTCCTCACTCACTCATTTTCTCTTGGAGCTTTTTTCTCGTCGTAGGAAGTATCTCTCTTTGGGGGGGGAATGTCTCTGGAGCGGCGCTCAATTTTCTTTTGAAGTGGTGTATGGTTGGTGGAATTTTTTATGGAATTATCCATCATTTTTTTCGTGAAACATCTTTTGTTTCCGTGTTGGCATATATCGGACTTTTTGAAGCACTTCTCGGAATTTCTCAAACACTCTTTAGTTTTTTTTCTCCGGAAATTTTCCCTATTGGAGATCCTGTCCTTCGAACGCCATTTGGAGAAATCTGGAGGGCAACAGGTACTCTTGAGCATCCAAACATTCTTGGATTTTTTTTAGTTTTTGTATTTTTTCTCCTCCTCGAAAATATACAAAAATGGAGAGTGCTTCGAATTCTTCTTGTTCTCGGAATTTTTTGCACATTTTCCAAAGCAACCCTCATTGCTCTTATCATTGGAAGTATTGCCAGCTTCGACACTTTAGACAAAATCGACAAGCGCATTGTCTCCTTTATTATTCTTAGTGTTCTGAGTGTTTTTGTAATATTCTTTCGCCATACTTTTGACAATATGTCTGTTTCAGAATCTGAAAGAATTTTACAAATTTTTGTGAGTTTTCAGATTTTTTTGAAACATCCTATTTTTGGGCTTGGGCTTGGAAATTCTCTTTCAGAAGCCGTAAAAATAGTCCCCATTTTTCCCTGGCAACTTCAGCCAGTGCATAATGTATTTCTTCTTATTTTAAGTGAAACAGGAATTGTCGGATTTTTGATATTCGCATTTCTCTCAGGAAGTATCATTAGAAAAATATTCGCAAATGCCGATCCTAAACGCAGAAAGTTGTTTTTTGGTATAAGTGCTGCAGTCTGTACTTTTGCACTTTTTGATCATCTTCTCATTACAAGTACTCTTGGGATGATTCTTTTTGGAATTTATGCAGGACTTGTTTTTCAGAATGAAGATTGA